Genomic segment of Aquarana catesbeiana isolate 2022-GZ linkage group LG09, ASM4218655v1, whole genome shotgun sequence:
TGTGAGTTTTTAATAAAGTAGGTTTCTAAACAGTAAGCACTAGGTGAAGCACCCTCATTTTCTAACATTGGAAGAATGCTCAAGTCTACGCAAAACTGACTCAATCTGTCTGCACTCTGCATTCAAATATATTCATATTCTGCCAGCATTATTACATAGCAGATTGTGACAAACTCACCTGTTCATAAGCCATAAACTTAATAGCAGACTCTGGAGCAATTTTAATGACATTAATGCCATTTCCCCGCCACAGTGAGCGGTAGCCTCCTTCACGGAGCATCTGCGCAAAGCCCCCTGCCATGGACATTGAGTTGCTGCGTGAAGCGTGGACCTGCAAGAGAAACACGAGGCATGTGCTCAGAAATCACTTCTAATCCCAGCACAATggatactgctttttttttttgtggaggacTTTGTAATCTCAGCAGGAATGCATAATAACCCACAGTACTTCATCTAAAGACATGTTGCTCAGCTGCTAGTGCGTCACTGCTATAATACATCTTTCAGAAAACCATGATTAACAACTGTAACACATGGACCTGGAGCTGGCGTTGATGGTAATAAGCCAATTACAAGTAAAAGCTACTCAGTCCACACACAGAGTTGAAAGAACTCCAACAAAACACTAGTAagcaaaattttttttaccaattaagaatttttttttaaatatagcagGTTTTTTCCCCCGCCAATCCTGGTTAGGTCTTCCTTCTTATTTCTAACGCAAGCTTTACGTTTTAACGGATTAAAAACGCAGCACAGCAGATTAGGACAGCAACGACATAAGGCCTGTAAAGCCGTTCTGACTAAAAGGAAACCTCAAGCATAAGGATCCTACTGCACTAAAATACAGCCGCCACAAAGCTTCTCATATGATCTTTTCTACACAAATTTCAACCCCAAAAATGGCTGAATGCCAAAGAAAGAACCTGTACTGCTCTTTGGCACACAGTGAGCTAAAAGGCAGATGTCATTCATAATGTGCAGGACAAAGTTCAGCATTCCTGCATTGATCTCTGACCAAGATTACACAATTCTTTGCCTTTGCGAACAAAATGCATCGAACGTTGTGACAGAGCTTGCATCATTAACTATGTCAAAATACCTACATGTGTGGTGCTATTGCCCCATAAATTCTACTAACCTGCATGATAACCTTCAGCCGATCTAGGGGAGCCGTACATGTCCGGGACACAGCGCCAGCCCCGCCACCAGCCACAAGATGCCTCCACCACATTCCAGTTTGTTTCTCCTCCACGGTAAACTCATCAGGCACAAGAAGGTTTTCTCCAACGTCAAAGATCTGCAAAGGGAGCAGAGTAATGGAATCAGTGTTGGCACTATCCAGCCAGTATGTATAAACCATGCTCTACCCTAGGCAGCTTTAGAGCTGCCGGTCATGCCTGTTCCCTACAAGTACTTTAGCCGAGActggtaaaataatttttttgcagaaGGATATGTAAAAAGGGAAGCACATCCGGTTCCTATAGCTTCAGGCTACAGGGGGGTGGAACAAACCAGCACAGGCCGAGTTGGACCAGTCATACTCTGCATGCAATTTGGTGCCGGAGTTTTAGGTTTTGCCCACTTAATAGCAGATACAGCAAGTTTGACAAGACATGGGCTCCTTAGACCTGCATCCAGGTCCTCTGAAGGATGCCAGTTACATTTCTAATACACCGCAAAATGCCAAATAGGTGAACAACAGCATTCGGTTGTTACTGCACAGGAATAGTTTATTAGCTCATGGTCcactaatcactagaaacagctgGGAACCCATTTTACCAAAAACTCGTCTCCTTGGCTTGGCTGACAACTTGGTCATACAAGACTTGGCGTATTGCTGAACCCTAAAGCACAGACTAATACCCCTAAAATAGTCAAGCCCTGCTTATGTTGAGCATTCCGCCACACACATACTTAATGCCATTTGACAGTATGAAAAGCATTTTAATACCAGGTCAAAGTGTGCAGTGACAAGGCAGTACAGTAATTTTCACTTACTGTAGAGTGTTTCCAGTAAAGGATGATTTCAGGAATGTTGTCAGCAGGATGTAAGAGATGGTAATCTCTCCACTCATTCCAGTCTATAGTCATTGTACCATTTTTATCCATGCTGAAAGACAAAAAAGGCCAAGGCATGGAGGTCAGTGATTTCTAAGAACACCACAAATGCAGGCAATCATGCACAAGCACAGCAAGTCACAAGACACAGTGGGAAGGGTACAAGAGGACAACATACTTACTGGGCGACAGGGCCCCATTGGTGGCCCGTCCTAATTCTGACAGCCACACAGACAGAAGCAAAAGGAAAGACAGCACAGATAAAACAGTTACTCCCTGCCAGAAAGTATTAGTGGGCAACTTTGGGATTACTACAttgttttattgtatatatttgggAGGAGGAGATATTGTCCAGAAGAGAAAACACAAGAAGGGAGGAGTCTACACAATATAGGACAGACTACAGAACTTGAAGATAAACTTGGTTGTAATAGGTATATCTTGTGTACTCACCGTTTAAGGATTTTCTCTGCCTGCTGCTCGGAGATATTCACACCAAGGTCACGGAGAGATTGCATTATTTCTTGCACATCAATGCGACCTAGaagaggagcaaaaaaaaaaaataaaaatcctgttttAAGAtcaaaaggagggggaaaaaacaaaaaccaaaacgaCCAACGTCTGAGCAGATGGTGGCAAAGCGATCGTAACCTCAACCACCTGGCCTGTGTGAAGACCAAGTCTACCAGCCTGGCCTTGCTCTGACTTAAGTCTCAGGGACTGCTGACGTTCATAAGTGGACGACATGTTGCAGAACTTTAATGGAGCCCACTGAAATATTAAACTGCCAGATTGCGATTTACAACTTCAATGGATGAGGTTATTATCAGTATATTTGAAAAAAGTATTTGTACTCAAGAATGATATGCATTTAATAAAATAGCACAGAAAACAGAAAGCAATGCCATCTTAGCCTGGCCAAAGACTTGACAAAACTATCTTAAATCAATTCAATACATGCAACTAGGATGACGAAATGTAAACTTCAGCAGCCAGCAAGCCTGATCTAGGTGTAATAAagctcttttggggggggggggggtgcaaggttCAGACACCATATTTTGTGCCAGTATTATTTCATAGTCGCAATGGCTGCTGATGttgcgcacacacacacaaactgctTTAGTAAACCTATTTATAAAAAAACGGAGGAGAACTCCTTGGCAAGTGAGGTTAGAAAAGCAGCTGCAAGCTGCCTCACCATTATGCCTCTGGTGATCCCTCAGTAAGACAACCTGCATTACTTACCATCGTTCTTTTTATCCAGACTGCGGAAGACCAATCTGAGCTTCTTCTCATGGTCACGAAGGTAGTGCACAAACTCCTCAAAGTCTAGCTGCCCATCCTGGTCCTTATCTCCAGCTTTCACTATTTTCTGTTACAGAAGAAGGAGAAACAGATTTGAACGGTCATTCTGTATGTATGATCATCATTAACTGGCATACTGCCTCTGGAAAGTGCAGGATAGAACTGGAAAGGGCATAAGCTGCAACTTTACAGAAACCATCTACAAAACAGAAATCATTTATCTGGGCCATACAGGAACAGAACACACCTCAGGGAAGCCAGCACTATGCAAACTTGACTTGAAAAGGTTAGATTATAACAATGATGGAAAGGTGTGTCCCCCAAAATTGGACATCATATGATTTTAACTGACTAGGTGAGAAGCTGTTGTACACAGGGCAGGCTGATGGGTTAATCGGCACCAATTGCAATGCCACCAGAGGATGAGCGAGATCAGCAGAGATTTAGTGACCTTTGTAAACTGTCTGAGCTGCAGTCACAGGACTCCATCAGAGGACACAGAGTGCTGACAGCTAAAGATAGCTGGGTGTGTGACATTACATGCTGGCCAGCGGGCACACAGTTTACCTTAAGCCAATTCTATAATCATGAATGGGGATAATGTTACAGATTCATGAAGATTGTTAAACTAGATTATGTCAAACACATACCAAAAGACACTATGTACattttacacataaaaaaaaaccaaatataGTAAATTGAATAAACCATAGAGCAGGTAAGAAATAACACCAAAAATATAAATACTTTCCAATTGTAGCAAAATGTACAGATTCCTCTACTGGAAAATAATACCTGCTAACTTCATGGTTGTAGATTACAATCtagccctgaaccctgcacacctTTATTAATTGTCAAGCAAATGATCACATCAACCATAGACACTGAAGCACTCCAAACTACTGTAAGGTCGGAACCACAAGCAGCAATACATACACCCCAGCTGTAATTCATGCCATCACTACAGGGTTTTAGCAAATCCTAAATTAAAAATCTGATGCGGTATTTTAGCTTTTATAGGAGCCAAATCAGCATGGTCAACATTTGCACAAAATAAAATTGTACAAGGAGTACATATGAAATAGGTGACCAAATCAAGTGCTACTTCATAAAAACTGGCACCCAATATAAACCGATAAAAAAACTGATCATTTACCAAACCTACACAATCCCCCTCCAATTTGAAATAACTTCAGGTATTTGTATGGAGAGCTATGaccatgtaacaaaaaaaaaaaaaaaaaaaaaaaaaaaaaaaaagacaccccaaGGAATAGGATTTTTTAATGTTAGCTCTACAAGAGATCTTGTGAAATACACCTGCACCATTACATGAGCTAGACAAAACTACATCCAATGTAAAGCAGCCATAAGCTCACCTGTCTCCACTGCCTGTAAGTTGAAAACTCCTGAGATGGAATAAAAAGGCTTAGCCTGAAAATGGATTTCAGCTCTGAAGGTAATCCATTGGACTCAAAGTACTGAAACTCTGCCTGCGACTGATCCGGCACGGGCACATACAAGCACAGACAAAGCATCTTGGAGATGCCTACACCTGCGTCAGCTCTTTGGACTCCTCTACAGCTCCACAGTAAATGCTGAAACCGGCAGGTTACAAGACTAGGTGCCTGTGCTCAGCTTCTATTGGCCGATACAGACCAGCCCCCTCCCATTGAAGTCTGCCTAACTGGCAGAACCAGCCTTCTACAGCCGACCAATCCCAGAGGAGCGAGGTCACTGAATGGGACAAAGGATTCTCCAGCCGCATAAATTGACACACATTAACTCCCTGGAATGCTGCTATGGGACAACAGCTGACAAGATTATCAGGGCAAAGGGAAAGAAGACCCCCTGGTGACCAACTATAGAACACATCACAAGGTGGATTGCTTAAAATGTTGTGTATATTCAGAAGCACAATTACATGGAAAGACCTGACACTTGTTTACATATATAAATAGATCTTATATTTGAGCTTTGTTATAATAAGCCTGTGCTCATAAGttcaatagagaaaaaaaaaaaaaaaaaaaaaaaagaggaaaagtactaaataaaaaaaatagaaaggcTGCACAAAAGGAGGACACAAAATACCTCCCCATAATACATCTAAATGCAAAACATTTAAAATGTGTTCCTTTATTGTCCATATTTTCTATACATGTCTACCAGTAAATAAAATCTTCCCTGCATCGCTGACATAAGTATTGAGGCTCAGAAACAGCCAACTGGCAGAGGGGTTTGCCAGTGGCAGCCTACTTTTTGGAGCAGCTTTTCCTTAAAACGTatctttaggggttgatttactaaaactggattgagcaaaatctggcacagctctgcattgaaaccaatcagcttccagatgttTTTTTGTCAAACCACAAGCATCTGGAAGCCGATTggcttttatgcagagctgcaccagattttgcactctccagtgttagtgaATCAACCCCTTAGTCTCTTTATTAAGGTGTATTTGAATCCTCtgcctcttaaccacttcctgcccgccatcatacgacgtccttgactttgtgcaggtatatctgaatgatgcctgccgctacagccatcattcagatatacctgcacaaagtcaaggatgtcgtatgatgTACTGGGTACAAATGTGGGTGCAAGTTACTGGATGCAAATGTACTGGGTGCTGACAAAGAATAGCCATACTAGGCAAATGCACCTGAACCAGGCATAAGGGCCTATAACTGCAGCCTGGGTACAGACTAAAGCAAAGCTAGGACCTATAAACACCTACTTGCCATGGGCACACCAATCAGTATGACTgcacagaaaagttttattttgAGCGAATTAGTTTTTATGCAGAAAAGGAAACATTTACCAGACTTGTAACATACATTAAATACGTAGAGAAATTCTGaacacaatatttaaaaaaggaaaaaaaaaaaaacctacgttTTACTGGAGAAGGGTGCTTTCCAGCATCCCAGCTTGGCTAAACTCCATAGAAAAACccagcaccacccccccccccccctccttcccaaacTTGGAGGATCTCTTGCCAGCCATGAAAACTCCATGAAGTAGGGAACAAGCAGCTTCTTACAATTAGGCTTTTAGGCTTTACTGCTGTGCAAGTTCAAACTACACATTTAGTACATTATTGGCTTAAAACAGATTCAAGTATATACAATCAGCTTAAGAAGCCATTCTCAGTAACCCCGGAAATAGACTGAGGACACCAGTGCAAGTAAAATAATAATCTTATGTAATTAAAAAGCAGGGTCTTGGGGCTACTAAAACACGTAAGAGGTCAATTCAGGTGGGCATTGGTTTCATTATCTACCCTACCAATGTGATTTCTCTGCAGGTGCGACCAATATTGAGTACAACTCACAATGATACATCAAGTTTATTAATCGCAGTGAAAGGAAACAGGGAAAGCTGGTCCCGTGCCAAGCATCTTCTGTGCTGCACTaagaacacaggaggttggctgctcagcatgggtgccattcagggaattctctccacctcatccaatcagaatcCCTGAATGGCAACCGTGCTAAGCAGAGATCACTGCAGCAGCAGCGTTTACTACGATTGCCTGCTTCCAGCAGGTTCCTACAGGcgtggtatatgcatagttattttgatccaagcaaaaaaaaaaaaaaaaaaaaaaaaaaaaaacacctctggtGCCACCTTTCGGCACAGTTTTAAGGCCCTAGGGGCATCTACATTCTCTGGCCACCCCCCCTCCCGTGTCATGGCCACACAGCCCCCTCCCGTGGCTCTAGCCTCTATTCAGTTGTAATAGAACCATGTCTCTggtgaaaataaaaatgtaaagactAGGTCCacctttgcaggaaaaaaaaaaaaaaaaaaagaaaaaaaaagcaagcttgcaaagcattgcacccgcaaatCAGTGGATTGCAGGAATCTGGGAGGGGTCCCATTTATACCAAGCTATACCCTAAATATGGTGCAAAAGATAGACCGAGTATCACTAGCTCTGGCTGAACAGAGATGACATCACCAGGAGGAGGATGGGGGCCTGGGTACAGGTGGTAGGCGTGTCTAGCGAGTTTTGCAGCCATATTGTATAAATTGTTTGGATGCCACACGCAGATTAGGCGGATTTGACTCGAGAAAGGGATTCCCGATTCCACCTGATCGCCAACCGAATGTTTTTTTTCTGGTATTCATACATGTAGATTGAGGTTTGTTAGCCTGATCTAGTCgctgttttaatgaaaaaaaaatgtatgatgctTGTAGCTGAGAGAGATTGCCTtggtctagatcagtggtctccaaactgtggcccagattgagccctttgcttgcctgtatctgtcccttggggcattattccattaactgacaccaataatggggcaccatttctctcaTTAAAAACCAATGGTGGACATGGATGctggggctcccccccccccccccccacactcactagccacagtacagcccccccccccccagcctaaaTGACAGTATATTGGACACTTGCTTATGAAAGTTTAGAGAGCCCTGGTCTAGATAAAGAAACTGTGGGGAGATCTTGGGCATTTACCAAAATGTACTGTTTTATAGCTTTATAAGATGCATCCTTTAATATGAAACTTGAAGTGATCCAAATGAAAAGAGCAATAATGAATTTCAATGCATGTACGGGATTCCTGCTTTTCGTATAGTTATCAGCTCTTGGTACTACAGTACGTGCGGCTGTTACTCCTGCATCTCTTAACGCCATCCATTGCGGTGATGGGTCACTTCCTTACCCACTTATTTTAACCCAATAAATGCTACACCATTGTGCTGTTGgccaattcacttgaatgggttcaTTTGGCAGCGGTACCAACTACCAAATGCAACAGATGGATCATCTTTAGCGTAACCGCAAAGCAGCACAAGTacacccccccttcctttttctgcTCATAGAGGGGCAGCAAGCACTGCCACATGTCCAAACTTAGCCACAGAATATGCTTAACAGTTTATGTATAAGTGGTTGTGACTTGTTTGGGACAGCTGTTGCATAGTACAATGTGACCAGGTTTGTTTTAACTGTGCAGCAAAAACTGCAGGTAACAGGGGGTGTAAGAATAATTATCCAATCTGGAACCAGACCCATCACAAGGCAGGTAATCTAAATACAAGGACCTTCTATAAAAGTACTGGAACAGACTGCAAATCATGCGACACAAGGATGGTTA
This window contains:
- the SLC25A25 gene encoding mitochondrial adenyl nucleotide antiporter SLC25A25 isoform X5; this encodes MLCLCLYVPVPDQSQAEFQYFESNGLPSELKSIFRLSLFIPSQEFSTYRQWRQKIVKAGDKDQDGQLDFEEFVHYLRDHEKKLRLVFRSLDKKNDGRIDVQEIMQSLRDLGVNISEQQAEKILKRMDKNGTMTIDWNEWRDYHLLHPADNIPEIILYWKHSTIFDVGENLLVPDEFTVEEKQTGMWWRHLVAGGGAGAVSRTCTAPLDRLKVIMQVHASRSNSMSMAGGFAQMLREGGYRSLWRGNGINVIKIAPESAIKFMAYEQIKRFIGSDQEILGIRERLVAGSLAGVIAQSSIYPMEVLKTRMALRNTGQYQGMLDCGKKIMLKEGMSAFYKGYVPNMLGIIPYAGIDLAVYETLKNAWLSRYATSSADPGVFVLLACGTISSTCGQLASYPLALVRTRMQAQASIEGAPQPTMSSLFKHIIQTEGAIGLYRGLAPNFMKVIPAVSISYVVYENIKRSLGVTSR
- the SLC25A25 gene encoding mitochondrial adenyl nucleotide antiporter SLC25A25 isoform X4; the protein is MLCLCLYVPVPDQSQAEFQYFESNGLPSELKSIFRLSLFIPSQEFSTYRQWRQKIVKAGDKDQDGQLDFEEFVHYLRDHEKKLRLVFRSLDKKNDGRIDVQEIMQSLRDLGVNISEQQAEKILKRIRTGHQWGPVAHMDKNGTMTIDWNEWRDYHLLHPADNIPEIILYWKHSTIFDVGENLLVPDEFTVEEKQTGMWWRHLVAGGGAGAVSRTCTAPLDRLKVIMQVHASRSNSMSMAGGFAQMLREGGYRSLWRGNGINVIKIAPESAIKFMAYEQIKRFIGSDQEILGIRERLVAGSLAGVIAQSSIYPMEVLKTRMALRNTGQYQGMLDCGKKIMLKEGMSAFYKGYVPNMLGIIPYAGIDLAVYETLKNAWLSRYATSSADPGVFVLLACGTISSTCGQLASYPLALVRTRMQAQASIEGAPQPTMSSLFKHIIQTEGAIGLYRGLAPNFMKVIPAVSISYVVYENIKRSLGVTSR